One window of Nitrospirota bacterium genomic DNA carries:
- a CDS encoding FAD-binding protein: MLNFDLIIVGAGLAGMRAALAADRELNVALISKVHPVRSHSVAAQGGINGALNPKDSWENHAFDTIKGSDYLGDQDAIEFMCQEAPGEILEMERLGVIFSRDEDGRIAQRPFGGAGFPRTAYAQDRTGHALLHVLYEQVLKKKTRVFEEWYVTSLIVEAGICRGVLALNVLTGELEMMSAKAVILATGGYGRVYSISTNAVINTGDGMSLAYRSGAPLMDMEFVQFHPTTLKKSGILISEAARGEGGYLINAPGDRFMSKYASKALELASRDVVSRAAGQEIEEGRGVEGCVFLDLRHLGREKILERLPQIRSLSINFAGVDPIEAPIPVRPGAHYSMGGIKTNVWGETEIEGLYAAGECACVSVHGANRLGGNSLLDTLIFGRQSGLRASDYIKKSTPPPPSVQFYEREKQRLSKLKSKKDGEKIWPIKSDLGNLMGSHAGVFRFRGKLAEAEKEIQHLKLRYQDICIQDKGKVFNTEFIAALELGSILDLAEVIVKSAWAREESRGAHYRSDFPTRNDEQWLKHTLAYYHEDTPRLEYTPVTISKYPPKERSY, from the coding sequence TTGTTAAATTTCGACCTTATCATCGTTGGAGCGGGTCTGGCCGGAATGAGAGCGGCGCTGGCTGCGGATCGGGAGCTGAATGTTGCCCTGATCTCCAAGGTTCATCCCGTCAGAAGTCATTCTGTCGCCGCACAGGGTGGAATCAACGGAGCGCTCAATCCCAAAGATTCCTGGGAAAATCATGCCTTTGATACGATTAAGGGGAGTGACTATTTAGGGGATCAGGATGCCATTGAATTCATGTGTCAGGAAGCGCCGGGTGAAATTCTTGAAATGGAAAGACTAGGCGTCATTTTCAGCCGGGATGAAGACGGAAGAATTGCTCAAAGGCCGTTTGGGGGGGCGGGATTTCCCCGAACAGCCTATGCGCAGGACAGAACGGGGCACGCCCTTCTGCATGTCCTGTATGAACAGGTCTTAAAAAAGAAAACCAGAGTTTTTGAAGAATGGTACGTGACCTCTTTAATTGTCGAAGCCGGCATTTGCAGGGGAGTCCTTGCGCTTAATGTTTTAACCGGCGAACTGGAAATGATGAGTGCCAAAGCGGTTATTCTGGCGACAGGGGGGTATGGGCGGGTTTATTCCATCAGCACTAACGCGGTCATTAACACCGGCGACGGGATGAGCCTGGCCTATCGCTCGGGAGCGCCGCTGATGGATATGGAATTTGTCCAGTTTCATCCGACAACGCTTAAAAAAAGTGGTATCCTCATTAGCGAAGCGGCACGGGGTGAGGGCGGCTATTTAATAAACGCCCCGGGCGACCGCTTTATGTCCAAATATGCGTCGAAAGCATTGGAACTGGCCAGTCGGGATGTTGTCTCCAGAGCGGCGGGTCAGGAGATCGAAGAAGGAAGAGGCGTTGAAGGGTGCGTTTTTCTCGATCTGCGCCATTTAGGGAGAGAAAAGATTTTAGAGCGGTTACCCCAGATCCGAAGTCTCTCCATCAATTTCGCAGGGGTCGACCCTATTGAAGCGCCGATCCCTGTGCGTCCCGGCGCCCATTACTCGATGGGAGGAATTAAAACCAATGTCTGGGGTGAAACGGAAATTGAAGGACTTTACGCGGCCGGAGAGTGTGCCTGTGTCAGCGTTCATGGGGCAAACCGCCTGGGTGGAAATTCGTTATTGGACACCCTGATTTTCGGCAGGCAAAGCGGCCTGCGCGCTTCGGATTATATTAAAAAATCAACACCGCCTCCCCCCTCCGTCCAGTTTTATGAGCGGGAAAAACAAAGATTGTCGAAGCTGAAGAGTAAAAAAGACGGGGAGAAGATTTGGCCGATCAAGTCTGACCTGGGGAATCTCATGGGGAGTCATGCCGGGGTTTTTCGATTTCGCGGAAAACTGGCGGAGGCTGAAAAAGAGATTCAGCATCTGAAACTCCGATATCAGGATATCTGCATTCAAGATAAGGGAAAGGTGTTTAATACTGAATTTATTGCCGCTCTTGAACTGGGTTCGATTCTCGATCTTGCTGAGGTGATTGTCAAAAGCGCCTGGGCGAGGGAAGAATCACGGGGGGCTCATTATCGGTCTGATTTTCCGACACGAAACGATGAGCAATGGCTCAAGCACACTCTGGCTTACTATCATGAGGACACGCCTCGTCTTGAATATACGCCGGTGACCATATCCAAATACCCTCCCAAAGAGAGGTCTTATTAA
- the sdhB gene encoding succinate dehydrogenase iron-sulfur subunit produces the protein MRIHLKIKRYHPEWDREPQLKDYYLDIRSDLTVLETLIQLKEEEEGGLALRYSCRSAICGSCTMRINGSEKLACQTSVREEYERFEALKIEPLSNAPVIKDLVVDQAPFWGKLGEVSPWLHSEILKETPADQAGFPKEAFNEFHNVDACIMCGACASACNSLEVSSGFMGPAALAKAYRFVADPREAGQEKKKRLRALVEPNGIWDCVRCNFCVEVCPKDVKPMEAIIRLRREALKAGLGDSPAGRHITAFVNIVKKEGRLNEGLQPLKMLWKSPEKLLQVFPLALKMWVRGKLPFIWHWPIKGIRSIRKIFKVRGF, from the coding sequence ATGCGCATTCATTTAAAGATTAAAAGATATCATCCGGAATGGGACCGGGAGCCTCAATTAAAAGATTATTATTTGGATATTCGATCCGACTTAACGGTCCTGGAAACGCTGATTCAGTTAAAAGAAGAGGAAGAAGGGGGTCTTGCTCTTCGTTATTCATGCCGGAGCGCCATTTGCGGTTCCTGTACGATGCGGATCAACGGAAGTGAAAAGCTTGCCTGTCAAACTTCCGTGAGAGAAGAATACGAACGGTTTGAAGCCCTGAAAATTGAACCTCTTTCCAATGCCCCGGTGATTAAAGACCTGGTCGTTGACCAGGCCCCCTTTTGGGGAAAATTGGGGGAAGTTTCTCCCTGGCTTCATTCCGAAATCCTTAAAGAAACCCCGGCTGATCAAGCGGGTTTTCCGAAAGAGGCCTTCAATGAATTTCATAATGTGGACGCCTGTATCATGTGCGGAGCCTGCGCCTCGGCCTGCAACAGTCTTGAGGTTTCCTCAGGGTTTATGGGACCCGCGGCTCTTGCGAAAGCTTACCGGTTTGTTGCAGACCCCAGGGAGGCGGGACAGGAAAAGAAAAAACGACTGAGAGCGCTTGTCGAACCCAACGGAATCTGGGATTGCGTCAGGTGTAATTTTTGCGTCGAGGTCTGTCCTAAAGATGTAAAACCGATGGAGGCCATTATCCGGTTGAGAAGAGAAGCGTTGAAAGCCGGTCTGGGAGACTCGCCGGCCGGACGACATATTACAGCTTTTGTCAATATTGTGAAAAAAGAGGGCAGACTCAATGAAGGGCTGCAACCCTTAAAAATGCTCTGGAAGTCTCCGGAGAAACTTCTCCAGGTTTTTCCTCTGGCTTTGAAAATGTGGGTCCGGGGAAAGCTCCCTTTTATTTGGCATTGGCCCATTAAGGGAATCCGTTCCATTCGAAAAATCTTTAAGGTTCGAGGATTTTGA
- the gcvPB gene encoding aminomethyl-transferring glycine dehydrogenase subunit GcvPB, whose protein sequence is MESTAPGKLIFEKSVKGRTAYGLPPLDVPQTEVESLFSPSLLRKEPPGLPEVSEQDMVRHYVKLSQKNFSIDSGFYPLGSCTMKYNPKINDEMARLPGMSALHPLQPVETAQGALHLLYALEELLKEILGVDRVSFQPVAGAQGEMVGLMMIRAYLQSKGENRHRVLIPDSAHGTNPASAMLAGFEVEEIKSNSQGLIDLDDLKKHLDRDCAALMLTNPNTLGLFEKEILKVSEAVHQVGGLMYMDGANLNALLGVARPGDMGFDVVHSNLHKTFSTPHGGGGPGAGAIGVKAVLAPFLPRPTVEKKGKAVFLDDDRPQSIGRVSTFFGNFGNLVRAYVYIRSNGDEGLANVSKMAILNANYVRKKLDKTYKVAQDRPSMHEVVFTAKKFKSKEIHARDICKRLMDYGFHPPTVYFPLIVEEALMVEPTETESKETLDSFCDAMISIAKEIEKDPNLLLNAPFTTPVGRLDETEAVKKLNVRWKKE, encoded by the coding sequence TTGGAAAGCACAGCACCCGGGAAACTTATTTTTGAAAAAAGCGTAAAAGGAAGAACAGCCTATGGTCTTCCTCCTTTAGATGTTCCTCAAACCGAGGTAGAATCCCTTTTTTCCCCTTCATTGTTAAGAAAAGAACCGCCAGGTTTGCCCGAAGTCAGCGAACAGGACATGGTTCGTCATTATGTAAAACTTTCCCAGAAGAACTTTTCAATCGATTCCGGGTTTTACCCGCTGGGATCCTGCACAATGAAATACAACCCAAAAATAAATGATGAAATGGCGAGGTTGCCGGGCATGTCGGCTCTTCACCCGCTTCAGCCTGTGGAAACGGCTCAGGGAGCGCTTCATCTCCTTTATGCCCTGGAAGAGCTGTTAAAGGAAATCCTTGGGGTTGACCGTGTTTCGTTCCAGCCCGTCGCGGGTGCGCAGGGGGAAATGGTCGGCTTAATGATGATCCGGGCCTATTTGCAATCAAAAGGGGAAAATCGACACAGGGTGCTGATCCCTGATTCCGCCCATGGCACCAATCCGGCGAGTGCAATGCTGGCCGGTTTTGAGGTCGAAGAAATCAAGTCAAATTCCCAGGGGTTGATTGACCTTGATGATCTCAAAAAACATCTGGACAGGGATTGTGCCGCCTTGATGCTGACAAACCCCAATACCCTGGGTTTATTTGAAAAAGAGATTTTAAAAGTATCTGAAGCGGTTCATCAGGTCGGAGGGCTCATGTATATGGACGGGGCAAATTTAAACGCTCTCCTGGGTGTGGCTCGTCCCGGCGACATGGGTTTTGATGTTGTTCACTCCAATCTTCACAAAACCTTCTCCACGCCCCACGGAGGCGGAGGGCCCGGAGCCGGCGCTATCGGGGTGAAAGCGGTTCTCGCCCCGTTTTTGCCGCGACCGACGGTTGAAAAGAAGGGAAAAGCTGTCTTTTTAGATGATGACCGGCCCCAATCGATTGGAAGAGTCAGCACCTTTTTTGGAAATTTTGGGAATCTCGTCCGTGCTTATGTTTATATTCGGTCCAATGGCGATGAAGGACTGGCCAATGTCAGCAAAATGGCCATTTTAAACGCAAATTATGTGCGTAAGAAACTGGATAAAACTTACAAAGTCGCTCAAGATCGTCCTTCTATGCATGAGGTGGTCTTTACGGCGAAAAAATTCAAATCAAAAGAGATTCATGCGCGGGATATTTGCAAGCGGCTGATGGATTACGGGTTTCATCCCCCGACGGTTTATTTCCCATTGATCGTCGAAGAAGCCTTAATGGTGGAACCGACTGAAACCGAGTCAAAAGAAACACTGGATTCATTCTGTGACGCCATGATATCGATCGCAAAAGAAATCGAAAAGGATCCCAATCTATTACTAAACGCGCCATTTACGACGCCTGTTGGAAGATTAGATGAAACCGAAGCGGTTAAAAAACTTAACGTCAGGTGGAAGAAAGAGTAA